Proteins from a genomic interval of Streptomyces sp. NBC_00820:
- the efeB gene encoding iron uptake transporter deferrochelatase/peroxidase subunit: MTENQGGGSPSRRALIGWGGAGLALGAAAAGGAVAAARAGDDVQPAGAEVGAAVEFHGGHQAGIATPVQDRLHFAAFDVKTDDRDEFVQMLKDWTAAARRMTAGKPVGEGAYGGLAEAPPDDTGEALGLKPSRLTLTIGFGPSFFERFGLSGKRPEALADLPPFPGDNLDRTRTGGDLCIQACADDPQVAVHAIRNLARIGFGKVAIRWSQLGFGKTSSTTPDAQTPRNLMGFKDGTRNIAGTETGRLEKFVWAGEEDGAGKTRWMTGGSYLVARRIRMNIETWDRTSLQEQEDVFGRDKKEGAPVGRAKEHDAPFLKAMKPDAHVRLAHPDANGGITILRRGYSFTDGTDGLGRLDAGLFFLAYMRDVREGFIPLQRKLSASDALNEYIQHVGSAVFAVPPGVRDQDDWWGSTLFSKEA; the protein is encoded by the coding sequence ATGACCGAGAACCAGGGCGGCGGCTCGCCGTCGCGTCGCGCGCTGATCGGCTGGGGCGGTGCCGGGCTCGCGCTCGGTGCCGCCGCGGCCGGCGGCGCGGTGGCCGCGGCCAGGGCGGGCGACGACGTACAGCCGGCGGGCGCCGAGGTGGGCGCCGCCGTGGAGTTCCACGGCGGCCACCAGGCGGGCATCGCCACACCGGTGCAGGACCGCCTGCACTTCGCCGCGTTCGACGTGAAGACCGACGACCGCGACGAGTTCGTGCAGATGCTGAAGGACTGGACCGCGGCCGCGCGCCGGATGACCGCCGGGAAGCCGGTCGGCGAGGGCGCGTACGGCGGACTGGCCGAGGCGCCGCCGGACGACACCGGTGAGGCCCTGGGGCTCAAGCCCTCGCGGCTGACCCTCACCATCGGCTTCGGGCCCTCGTTCTTCGAGAGGTTCGGGCTGTCCGGGAAGCGGCCGGAGGCACTGGCCGACCTTCCTCCGTTCCCGGGCGACAACCTGGACCGGACCCGCACCGGCGGCGACCTGTGCATCCAGGCCTGCGCGGACGACCCGCAGGTCGCCGTGCACGCCATCCGCAACCTGGCCCGCATCGGCTTCGGCAAGGTCGCCATCCGCTGGTCCCAGCTCGGCTTCGGCAAGACCTCCTCCACCACCCCGGACGCCCAGACACCCCGCAACCTGATGGGCTTCAAGGACGGCACCCGCAACATCGCGGGCACCGAGACCGGCCGGCTGGAGAAGTTCGTGTGGGCCGGCGAGGAGGACGGCGCCGGGAAGACCCGCTGGATGACCGGGGGGTCGTACCTCGTCGCCCGCCGCATCCGGATGAACATCGAGACCTGGGACCGGACCTCGCTGCAGGAGCAGGAGGACGTCTTCGGCCGGGACAAGAAGGAGGGCGCCCCGGTCGGCAGGGCCAAGGAGCACGACGCGCCGTTCCTGAAGGCGATGAAGCCGGACGCGCACGTGCGCCTCGCGCACCCCGACGCCAACGGCGGGATCACGATCCTGCGCCGCGGCTACTCCTTCACCGACGGCACCGACGGCCTCGGCCGGCTCGACGCGGGCCTGTTCTTCCTGGCCTACATGCGCGACGTGCGCGAGGGGTTCATCCCGCTGCAGCGCAAGCTGTCGGCGTCGGACGCGCTCAACGAGTACATCCAGCACGTGGGTTCGGCGGTCTTCGCCGTTCCGCCCGGCGTCCGTGACCAGGACGACTGGTGGGGCAGCACGCTGTTCTCGAAGGAGGCGTAG
- a CDS encoding serine hydrolase domain-containing protein, whose amino-acid sequence MPSLEPKRGAGGRRPLSAPRLRAGTPERAGLDPTELAHLADEVRALTAGPRPWAAGAVVVAGRGPVIAVAEAAGWAVRYSSCDPGTGAGVELPPAARVPMTVDTPFDLASLTKLFTSVAAVQQIERGTLGIDARVGAYLPEFTAAAQHDITVRQLLTHTSGLRPELPLYDCPDDTARLALLRAEAPLAEPGTHLYSDLNMLLLQCVLERTTGLTLDVLIEDGITRPLGMTATTFGPCPGAAATEDQRRPWAKADRGMLRGVVHDENAWALGGVAGHASLFSTGHDLAVFCRTLLAGGSYGPARILGPDLVELLLTAPGLGFAVDQPWFMGELSGRGAAGHTGFTGTSLVLDPATDTFLVLLANTVHPRRRPPDSRPRAATATRLARAVRGA is encoded by the coding sequence GTGCCGTCCCTGGAACCGAAGCGCGGGGCCGGAGGGAGACGACCACTGAGCGCACCGAGACTGCGTGCCGGGACACCGGAACGTGCCGGGCTCGACCCCACCGAACTCGCGCACCTGGCCGACGAGGTGCGCGCCCTCACCGCCGGTCCGCGGCCCTGGGCGGCCGGGGCGGTCGTCGTGGCCGGACGCGGCCCGGTCATCGCCGTCGCCGAGGCCGCCGGCTGGGCCGTCCGCTACTCCTCCTGCGACCCCGGGACCGGCGCCGGAGTCGAACTTCCGCCCGCCGCACGGGTTCCCATGACCGTGGACACCCCCTTCGACCTGGCCTCGCTCACCAAACTGTTCACCTCCGTCGCCGCCGTGCAGCAGATCGAGCGCGGCACCCTCGGCATCGACGCCCGGGTCGGCGCCTACCTCCCCGAGTTCACCGCCGCCGCGCAACACGACATCACCGTGCGGCAGTTGCTCACCCACACCTCCGGGCTGCGCCCCGAACTCCCGCTGTACGACTGCCCCGACGACACCGCGCGCCTCGCCCTGCTGCGCGCCGAGGCGCCCCTCGCCGAACCCGGCACCCACCTCTACTCGGACCTGAACATGCTCCTGCTCCAGTGCGTGCTGGAGCGGACCACCGGGCTCACCCTCGACGTCCTGATCGAGGACGGCATCACCCGCCCGCTGGGCATGACGGCGACCACTTTCGGCCCGTGCCCCGGCGCGGCGGCCACCGAGGACCAGCGGCGGCCGTGGGCCAAGGCGGACCGGGGGATGCTGCGGGGCGTCGTCCACGACGAGAACGCCTGGGCGCTCGGCGGGGTGGCCGGCCACGCCAGCCTGTTCTCCACCGGTCACGACCTCGCCGTCTTCTGCCGGACCCTGCTCGCCGGCGGCTCCTACGGCCCCGCCCGCATCCTCGGCCCCGACCTCGTCGAGCTGCTGTTGACCGCGCCCGGCCTCGGCTTCGCCGTCGACCAGCCGTGGTTCATGGGCGAGCTGTCCGGCAGGGGAGCGGCCGGCCACACCGGCTTCACCGGCACCTCGCTCGTGCTCGACCCGGCGACCGACACCTTCCTCGTCCTGCTCGCGAACACCGTCCACCCGAGGCGGCGCCCCCCGGACAGCCGGCCGAGGGCGGCGACGGCGACCCGCCTGGCGAGGGCGGTGCGCGGCGCCTGA
- a CDS encoding multidrug effflux MFS transporter, with product MTEQPAIPAPRTRHTPAPAAEPPTGSRRDGLLLTLMLGALTATTPLAMDMYLPSLPEVTRTLHAPAATVQLTLTACLAGMALGQLVVGPMSDRWGRRRPLLTGLAVYLVATALCAVAPTVETLVALRLAQGLAGAAGIVIARAVVRDLYDGVAMARFFSTLMLISGVAPIIAPLIGGQILRVTDWRGVFVVLTAVGAVLAAAVWLRLPETLPPAARHGGGVREALRTMRALLGDLPFTGYMLAGGFAFAALFAYVTASPFVVQEIYGASPQTFGLLFGLNSVGLVIAGQVNGKLLVGRVRLDKVLAVGLTLIVLAATALLLLSTGVFGATGLTPVAAALFVLMSAMGLTLPNAQSLALLRTRHAAGSASALLGSSSFLVGAACSPLVGIAGERTAVPMALVQLGGALVATACFVGMCRPWNRSAGPEGDDH from the coding sequence ATGACCGAGCAGCCGGCGATACCCGCGCCGCGGACACGGCACACGCCCGCCCCGGCGGCGGAACCGCCCACCGGGAGCCGCCGCGACGGGCTGCTCCTCACCCTCATGCTGGGCGCCCTCACGGCCACCACCCCGCTCGCGATGGACATGTACCTCCCGTCCCTGCCGGAGGTCACCCGCACCCTGCACGCCCCCGCCGCCACGGTCCAGCTCACCCTCACCGCGTGCCTGGCCGGCATGGCGCTCGGACAGCTGGTCGTCGGCCCGATGAGTGACCGCTGGGGGCGCCGCCGGCCGCTGCTGACCGGCCTCGCCGTCTACCTCGTCGCCACCGCCCTGTGCGCCGTGGCGCCCACCGTCGAGACGCTGGTCGCCCTCCGGCTGGCGCAGGGCCTCGCGGGCGCCGCCGGGATCGTCATCGCGCGGGCCGTCGTACGCGACCTGTACGACGGCGTGGCCATGGCCCGCTTCTTCTCCACCCTGATGCTGATATCCGGGGTCGCCCCGATCATCGCCCCCCTCATCGGCGGACAGATCCTGCGCGTGACCGACTGGCGGGGCGTGTTCGTCGTCCTGACGGCGGTCGGGGCGGTCCTCGCGGCGGCGGTCTGGCTGCGGCTGCCGGAGACACTGCCGCCCGCCGCCCGCCACGGCGGCGGCGTGCGCGAAGCCCTGCGGACCATGCGCGCCCTCCTCGGCGACCTGCCCTTCACCGGCTACATGCTCGCCGGCGGCTTCGCCTTCGCCGCGCTGTTCGCCTACGTGACGGCCTCGCCCTTCGTCGTGCAGGAGATCTACGGCGCCTCCCCGCAGACCTTCGGCCTGCTGTTCGGGCTCAACTCCGTCGGGCTGGTGATCGCCGGACAGGTCAACGGCAAACTGCTGGTCGGACGGGTACGGCTGGACAAGGTGCTCGCGGTCGGCCTCACGCTGATCGTGCTCGCCGCGACCGCCCTGCTCCTGCTGTCCACGGGCGTGTTCGGCGCGACCGGACTGACCCCGGTGGCCGCCGCCCTGTTCGTCCTGATGTCCGCCATGGGTCTCACCCTGCCCAACGCCCAGTCCCTGGCCCTGCTGCGCACCCGGCACGCCGCCGGCTCCGCCTCCGCGCTGCTCGGCTCCTCCTCCTTCCTCGTCGGCGCCGCCTGCTCCCCGCTCGTCGGCATCGCCGGGGAGCGCACCGCCGTGCCCATGGCCCTGGTCCAACTGGGTGGGGCACTGGTCGCGACGGCCTGCTTCGTGGGAATGTGCCGTCCCTGGAACCGAAGCGCGGGGCCGGAGGGAGACGACCACTGA
- the efeU gene encoding iron uptake transporter permease EfeU, with the protein MFSNYLIGLREGLEASLVVCILIAYLVKTGRRDALKPIWTGIAIAIALAMGFGCALEFGSQEMTFEAQEALGGSLSIVAVVLVTWMVFWMRRTARHLKAELHGKLDAALALGTGALVATAFLAVGREGLETALFVWASVHAASDGTPRPLVGVALGLATAVLLGWLFYRGALRINLAKFFTWTGGMLVVVAAGVLAYGFHDLQEANWVPGIADLAFDISGTIAPDSWYGTLLKGVFNFQPDPTVVQLTVWALYLVPTLSVFLLTPELRARLRGGRSGTAVPTAGDKVSASE; encoded by the coding sequence GTGTTCTCCAACTACCTGATCGGCCTGCGCGAGGGCCTGGAGGCGTCGCTCGTCGTCTGCATCCTCATCGCCTACCTCGTCAAGACCGGCCGCAGGGACGCCCTGAAGCCGATCTGGACCGGCATCGCCATCGCGATCGCCCTCGCGATGGGCTTCGGCTGCGCGCTCGAGTTCGGCTCGCAGGAGATGACGTTCGAGGCACAGGAGGCGCTCGGCGGCTCGCTGTCGATCGTCGCCGTCGTCCTGGTGACCTGGATGGTGTTCTGGATGCGGCGCACCGCCCGGCACCTGAAGGCCGAGCTGCACGGCAAGCTGGACGCGGCTCTCGCGCTGGGCACGGGCGCGCTGGTCGCCACCGCGTTCCTGGCCGTCGGCCGGGAGGGCCTGGAGACCGCGCTGTTCGTCTGGGCCTCGGTGCACGCGGCCAGCGACGGCACCCCGCGCCCGCTGGTCGGCGTGGCCCTCGGACTGGCGACGGCCGTCCTGCTGGGCTGGCTGTTCTACCGGGGCGCCCTGCGGATCAACCTCGCCAAGTTCTTCACCTGGACCGGCGGCATGCTGGTCGTGGTCGCGGCGGGCGTGCTGGCGTACGGCTTCCACGACCTTCAGGAGGCCAACTGGGTCCCGGGCATCGCGGACCTCGCCTTCGACATCAGCGGCACGATCGCGCCGGACAGCTGGTACGGCACCCTCCTCAAGGGCGTCTTCAACTTCCAGCCGGACCCGACGGTCGTCCAGCTCACGGTCTGGGCGCTGTACCTGGTGCCGACCCTGTCCGTCTTCCTGCTCACGCCGGAGCTGCGCGCCCGGCTGCGCGGCGGGCGGAGCGGGACGGCGGTCCCCACCGCCGGGGACAAGGTCTCCGCTTCCGAGTGA
- a CDS encoding bifunctional DNA primase/polymerase, with amino-acid sequence MSATFGGRSGRQGRLSQWLRGRRPKETADDDGGRDTLLLAAAEAGLPLAPAAHPAPGYGCSCDRVGCPTPARHPVSLAWQTQATTDRAQIERWAREQPQANFITATGMVHDVLDVPLKAGREALDRLLGEGVEVGPVAESDDGRMLFFTLTRGTPEDEDEWWPCALDCHPETMDEHPGLRWHCRGSYVLVPPARLPGDAGRQVSWVRGPEHPLPDPLSLLEALTDSCARHAGTEPDHENTVWPLRH; translated from the coding sequence ATGAGCGCGACGTTCGGCGGCCGTTCCGGCCGGCAGGGCAGACTCTCCCAGTGGCTGCGCGGACGCCGCCCGAAGGAGACCGCCGACGACGACGGCGGCCGTGACACCCTGCTGCTCGCCGCCGCCGAGGCGGGACTGCCGCTGGCCCCCGCCGCGCACCCGGCCCCCGGCTACGGCTGCTCCTGCGACCGCGTCGGCTGCCCCACCCCGGCCCGGCACCCGGTGTCGCTGGCCTGGCAGACCCAGGCCACCACCGACCGCGCCCAGATCGAGCGCTGGGCCCGCGAGCAGCCGCAGGCCAACTTCATCACCGCCACCGGCATGGTCCACGACGTCCTCGATGTCCCCCTGAAGGCCGGCCGCGAGGCACTGGACCGGCTGCTCGGCGAGGGCGTCGAGGTAGGGCCGGTCGCCGAGAGCGACGACGGCCGCATGCTGTTCTTCACCCTCACCCGGGGCACCCCCGAGGATGAGGACGAGTGGTGGCCCTGCGCGCTGGACTGCCACCCCGAGACCATGGACGAGCACCCCGGCCTGCGCTGGCACTGCCGGGGCTCCTACGTCCTCGTACCGCCCGCCCGGCTGCCCGGCGACGCCGGCCGGCAGGTGAGCTGGGTACGCGGCCCCGAACACCCGCTGCCCGACCCGCTGAGCCTGCTGGAGGCGCTCACGGACTCCTGCGCCCGGCACGCCGGCACGGAGCCCGACCACGAGAACACGGTCTGGCCACTGCGCCACTGA
- a CDS encoding DoxX family protein produces the protein MTCYDRRDLGLLLLRLGTGGVLAAHGAQKLFGWFGGHGLTGTGQFMESVGYTPGRASAAAAGLAEAGGGALLALGLATPAAGAAAAGAMAGAAAVHLPQGFFAQSGGYEYAAGLGLSATGLAVTGPGRLSLDHALGHVLDRGWMVPAALAATAAATAVVVGARNRRVRAIQERARQGEQGELFEE, from the coding sequence GTGACCTGTTACGACCGACGTGACCTGGGCCTGCTGCTGCTCCGGCTGGGAACGGGCGGGGTGCTCGCCGCGCACGGCGCGCAGAAGCTGTTCGGCTGGTTCGGCGGCCACGGTCTGACGGGCACCGGCCAGTTCATGGAGTCCGTCGGCTACACCCCGGGCAGGGCGAGCGCGGCCGCGGCGGGCCTCGCCGAGGCGGGCGGCGGCGCCCTGCTCGCCCTCGGCCTGGCGACCCCGGCGGCGGGCGCTGCCGCGGCCGGCGCGATGGCCGGCGCGGCGGCGGTCCACCTCCCCCAGGGCTTCTTCGCCCAGTCCGGCGGCTACGAGTACGCGGCCGGACTCGGTCTGTCCGCGACCGGTCTCGCCGTCACCGGCCCCGGCCGCCTCTCCCTCGACCACGCCCTCGGCCACGTCCTCGACCGGGGCTGGATGGTCCCCGCCGCCCTGGCGGCGACGGCCGCCGCCACGGCCGTGGTGGTGGGGGCACGCAACCGGAGGGTGCGGGCGATCCAGGAGAGGGCGAGGCAGGGCGAGCAGGGGGAGTTGTTCGAGGAGTAG
- a CDS encoding nuclear transport factor 2 family protein, whose translation MTIQPAKLSDPAVRAFVNAVNAHDREGFMSLLVPGATMADDGSDRDLAEWIDQEIFSSNGHMEVDNESRGGRALLARYRNDTYGEMQTKWTFTVADDGRIARFETGQA comes from the coding sequence ATGACGATTCAGCCAGCCAAGCTCAGCGATCCGGCCGTCCGGGCCTTCGTCAACGCCGTCAACGCCCACGACCGCGAGGGCTTCATGTCCCTCCTCGTGCCCGGCGCGACCATGGCCGACGACGGCTCCGACCGCGACCTCGCCGAGTGGATCGACCAGGAGATCTTCTCCTCCAACGGCCACATGGAGGTCGACAACGAGTCCCGCGGCGGCCGCGCCCTGCTCGCCCGCTACCGCAACGACACCTACGGCGAGATGCAGACCAAGTGGACCTTCACCGTCGCCGACGACGGCCGGATCGCGCGCTTCGAGACCGGACAGGCCTGA
- a CDS encoding SDR family NAD(P)-dependent oxidoreductase, which translates to MTATTPTTPATARFRGKVVIVTGAGAGIGRASARAFAREGATVVAAGVRPESVEETARLVVADGGTAYAVVADVTRPEDMARLVRTTVERHGGLHIAHNNAGVFGKPAPVADLDLSVWHSVLDVNLTGVLLAMREEIAHMRAEGGGVIVNTASNIGYHGRRPGMAAYAASKAAVSTLTRVAALDHIKDNVRINAVSPGATDTTMSLRPGETDADRAARLATAVPIGRVATTDEIVNAVLWLASDESGFVVGQDLVVDGGVTS; encoded by the coding sequence ATGACCGCCACGACCCCTACCACCCCCGCGACCGCCCGGTTCAGAGGGAAGGTCGTCATCGTCACCGGAGCGGGGGCGGGCATCGGCCGGGCGAGCGCCAGGGCCTTCGCCCGTGAGGGGGCCACCGTCGTCGCCGCCGGAGTCCGGCCGGAATCCGTCGAGGAGACCGCGCGGCTCGTCGTCGCCGACGGAGGCACCGCCTACGCCGTCGTCGCCGACGTCACCCGGCCCGAGGACATGGCGCGTCTGGTGCGTACGACCGTGGAGCGCCACGGCGGTCTGCACATCGCGCACAACAACGCCGGCGTCTTCGGCAAGCCCGCCCCGGTCGCGGACCTGGACCTGTCCGTGTGGCACTCCGTGCTGGACGTCAACCTGACCGGCGTCCTGCTCGCCATGCGGGAGGAGATCGCGCACATGCGGGCCGAGGGCGGCGGGGTCATCGTCAACACGGCGTCCAACATCGGCTACCACGGCCGTCGGCCGGGCATGGCCGCCTACGCCGCGTCCAAGGCCGCGGTGAGCACCCTCACCCGGGTCGCCGCCCTGGACCACATCAAGGACAACGTGCGCATCAACGCGGTGAGCCCGGGTGCCACCGACACCACCATGTCCCTGCGCCCCGGGGAGACCGACGCCGACCGGGCGGCCAGGCTGGCCACGGCGGTTCCGATCGGACGCGTCGCCACGACGGACGAGATCGTCAACGCGGTGCTGTGGCTCGCGTCCGACGAGTCGGGCTTCGTCGTCGGCCAGGACCTCGTCGTCGACGGCGGAGTCACCAGCTGA
- the efeO gene encoding iron uptake system protein EfeO, whose amino-acid sequence MRAVRLTVTAATTVAALCALPACTAKSDAKDGDAIQVTAADAKCETSAKSVPAGQVTLKIENKGAKATEVEILFPDDRIVSEKENIGPGTKYTLTAEVKAGSYEIACRPGMKGRGVRQKLDVTGSGAVAKRDPRLDKAVADYREYAQEQADATVPLAKTFADAVKAGDLDAAKKAYAPSRVGWERTEPVAESFGDIDPKTDTRADGLEKGQKWTGWHRLEKALWQDKKIGAEDKTLADQLVTDLTDWQKRVGKAAITPTSMANGAKELLDEVATGKVTGEEDRYSHTDLSDFKGNVEGAEKAYELLKPVAAKNDPALATELDKQFAALDKMLDTYKSGTGATDFVSYDKVTKDQRKELSDAVNALAEPLSKLAAAVVK is encoded by the coding sequence ATGCGAGCCGTCCGACTGACCGTCACCGCCGCCACCACTGTGGCCGCTCTGTGCGCTTTGCCGGCCTGCACCGCGAAGAGCGACGCCAAGGACGGGGACGCCATCCAGGTCACCGCCGCCGACGCGAAGTGCGAGACCTCCGCGAAGTCGGTCCCGGCGGGTCAGGTCACGCTGAAGATCGAGAACAAGGGCGCGAAGGCGACCGAGGTCGAGATCCTCTTCCCGGACGACCGGATCGTCTCCGAGAAGGAGAACATCGGGCCGGGCACCAAGTACACGCTGACCGCCGAGGTGAAGGCCGGGTCGTACGAGATCGCCTGCCGCCCGGGCATGAAGGGCCGAGGAGTCCGGCAGAAGCTCGACGTGACCGGCTCCGGCGCGGTCGCCAAGCGCGACCCGCGGCTGGACAAGGCGGTCGCCGACTACCGCGAGTACGCCCAGGAGCAGGCCGACGCCACCGTGCCGCTCGCCAAGACCTTCGCCGACGCGGTCAAGGCCGGCGACCTCGACGCCGCCAAGAAGGCCTACGCGCCCTCGCGGGTCGGCTGGGAGCGCACCGAGCCGGTCGCGGAGTCCTTCGGTGACATCGACCCGAAGACCGACACCCGCGCCGACGGCCTGGAGAAGGGCCAGAAGTGGACGGGCTGGCACCGGCTGGAGAAGGCCCTCTGGCAGGACAAGAAGATCGGCGCCGAGGACAAGACCCTCGCCGACCAGCTCGTCACCGACCTGACGGACTGGCAGAAGCGCGTCGGCAAGGCCGCGATCACCCCGACCTCCATGGCCAACGGCGCCAAGGAACTCCTCGACGAGGTCGCCACCGGCAAGGTCACCGGCGAGGAGGACCGCTACTCGCACACCGACCTGTCCGACTTCAAGGGCAACGTCGAGGGCGCCGAGAAGGCGTACGAGCTGCTGAAGCCGGTCGCCGCCAAGAACGACCCGGCGCTGGCCACGGAACTGGACAAGCAGTTCGCGGCGCTGGACAAGATGCTCGACACGTACAAGTCCGGCACGGGCGCGACCGACTTCGTCTCCTACGACAAGGTCACCAAGGACCAGCGCAAGGAACTGTCGGACGCCGTCAACGCCCTCGCGGAGCCGCTGTCCAAGCTGGCCGCGGCCGTCGTGAAGTAA
- a CDS encoding small ribosomal subunit Rsm22 family protein, with amino-acid sequence MNAPASPADTLRATLAGLLDGLPPRQAAVAVERLIANYRGATPTDAPILRDRADVAAYAAYRMPATFEAVRTALRAFADAVPEWTPGSHVDIGGGTGAATWAVTDTWDGTRPVTVLDWAEPALALGREIAAANPALRDALWQRARIGTGLTLESTDLVTVSYVLNELDEAARAALVDAAAAAARSVVIVEAGTPAGYDRIIEARDRLIGAGFRVAAPCPHSAACPIVPGTDWCHFAARVSRSSLHRQVKGGSLAYEDEKFSYVAATRLPAEPVPARIVRRPQIRKGQVLLDLCEADERLRRTTVTKRHGDLYKQARDADWGDPWPPRTAEDTDSAS; translated from the coding sequence GTGAACGCCCCCGCATCCCCAGCCGACACCCTGCGCGCCACCCTGGCCGGACTGCTCGACGGACTCCCGCCCCGGCAGGCCGCCGTTGCCGTCGAGCGGCTGATCGCGAACTACCGGGGCGCCACCCCCACCGACGCGCCGATCCTCCGGGACCGCGCGGACGTGGCCGCCTACGCCGCCTACCGGATGCCGGCCACCTTCGAAGCGGTGCGCACGGCACTGCGGGCGTTCGCCGACGCCGTACCCGAGTGGACGCCCGGCAGCCACGTGGACATCGGCGGCGGCACCGGCGCGGCGACCTGGGCGGTGACCGACACCTGGGACGGGACCCGGCCGGTGACCGTGCTGGACTGGGCCGAGCCCGCGCTCGCCCTCGGCCGGGAGATCGCCGCCGCCAACCCCGCCCTGCGCGACGCCCTCTGGCAGCGCGCCCGGATCGGCACGGGGCTCACCCTGGAGAGCACCGACCTGGTCACGGTGTCGTACGTCCTCAACGAACTCGACGAGGCCGCCCGTGCCGCCCTCGTCGACGCCGCCGCGGCCGCCGCGCGGTCCGTCGTCATCGTGGAGGCCGGCACCCCCGCCGGCTACGACCGGATCATCGAGGCCCGCGACCGGCTCATCGGCGCCGGATTCCGGGTCGCCGCGCCCTGCCCGCACAGCGCCGCCTGCCCCATCGTGCCCGGCACCGACTGGTGCCACTTCGCCGCCCGGGTCAGCCGCTCCTCCCTGCACCGGCAGGTCAAGGGGGGCTCCCTGGCGTACGAGGACGAGAAGTTCAGCTACGTCGCCGCCACCCGGCTGCCCGCCGAACCCGTTCCCGCCCGGATCGTGCGCCGCCCGCAGATCCGCAAGGGCCAGGTCCTGCTCGACCTGTGCGAGGCGGACGAGCGGTTGCGCCGTACGACGGTCACCAAGCGCCACGGCGACCTGTACAAGCAGGCCCGGGACGCCGACTGGGGCGACCCGTGGCCGCCGCGCACCGCCGAGGACACCGACTCCGCGTCGTAG
- a CDS encoding D-alanyl-D-alanine carboxypeptidase family protein, producing MRDCSRLSRRAVLGLTAAALPLSVTSSASAAEAAVIGGERLARGGIQVRGATGLPTKKLTARSWIVADADTGEVLASFNAHRRLAPASTLKMLFADTVLQKFDRTRRYKVTDADLADVPAGSSLVGVKPGITYTVDQLWQGVFLRSGNDAVHVLAHMNGGIARTVAEMQARADDLQALDTHVVSPDGFDHKGQISSAYDLTLFARHGLKNPDFRGYCGTRTADFPAGGKKTFQIQNTDRLLTGAWGLGTYQGLIGVKNGYTSHAGNTFTGAATRGGRTLLVTVMHPAAGSNAVYEQTAALLDWGFGHGRSAQPVGVLVDPLSESRARAGAGGTPAHKKVPAAARTAAPAAGSPSPWRLAEGGAGTAALLGAGTWALLRRRRARIAAVAARTPAEADARVGASAEVPAAASAEGLVEGSAERAAERSVEGSAPESGGRHRR from the coding sequence GTGCGTGATTGTTCCCGGCTCAGCCGGCGTGCCGTCCTCGGGCTGACCGCCGCCGCCCTCCCGCTCTCCGTGACCAGCTCCGCCTCCGCCGCCGAGGCCGCCGTCATCGGTGGTGAACGGCTGGCCCGCGGCGGGATCCAGGTGCGCGGTGCCACCGGACTGCCCACCAAGAAGCTCACCGCCCGCTCCTGGATCGTCGCCGACGCGGACACCGGGGAGGTGCTCGCCTCGTTCAACGCGCACCGCCGGCTCGCCCCCGCGTCCACCCTGAAGATGCTGTTCGCGGACACCGTGCTGCAGAAGTTCGACCGGACCCGGCGGTACAAGGTCACGGACGCCGATCTGGCCGACGTGCCCGCGGGTTCGAGCCTCGTCGGCGTCAAGCCCGGCATCACCTACACCGTCGATCAGCTGTGGCAGGGCGTGTTCCTGCGGTCCGGCAACGACGCGGTCCACGTGCTCGCCCACATGAACGGCGGCATCGCCAGGACGGTCGCCGAGATGCAGGCCAGGGCCGATGACCTGCAGGCCCTGGACACCCACGTGGTCAGCCCCGACGGCTTCGACCACAAGGGCCAGATCTCCTCGGCGTACGACCTCACCCTCTTCGCCCGGCACGGTCTGAAGAACCCCGACTTCCGCGGCTACTGCGGCACGCGCACCGCCGACTTCCCGGCCGGCGGCAAAAAGACCTTCCAGATCCAGAACACCGACCGCCTGCTCACGGGCGCCTGGGGGCTGGGCACGTACCAGGGCCTGATCGGGGTGAAGAACGGCTACACCAGCCACGCCGGCAACACCTTCACCGGGGCCGCCACCCGGGGCGGCCGGACCCTGCTGGTCACCGTGATGCATCCGGCCGCCGGCAGCAACGCCGTCTACGAGCAGACCGCCGCGCTCCTCGACTGGGGCTTCGGGCACGGGCGTTCGGCCCAGCCGGTGGGAGTGCTCGTCGATCCGCTCAGCGAAAGCCGAGCCCGCGCGGGCGCCGGCGGGACACCCGCGCACAAGAAGGTCCCGGCGGCGGCCCGAACGGCGGCCCCGGCGGCCGGAAGCCCGTCCCCGTGGCGGCTGGCGGAAGGCGGCGCGGGGACGGCGGCACTGCTCGGCGCGGGCACGTGGGCGCTGCTGCGGCGGCGCCGGGCTCGGATAGCGGCGGTGGCGGCGCGGACGCCGGCGGAGGCGGACGCGCGTGTGGGTGCGTCTGCGGAGGTACCTGCGGCTGCGTCCGCGGAGGGGCTCGTGGAGGGATCCGCGGAACGAGCCGCGGAACGATCCGTGGAGGGATCCGCGCCGGAGTCCGGCGGCAGGCACCGCCGCTGA